TCGATGGATTCTTTTCCGTCGATCTCGATGATCAGCTTGTCGCCATTCAGCGGGCACGCTCGCAGTCGTCCTCGCGTACCGATGATCGTAAATTCATCGGGATCTTCGGTACCAAAGTGGCATTGTAGCGTTGCGATCGGTCCCTGATCGAAACGCATCAGGACGGTCGCGGTGTCTTCGACTTCGTAATCGGCCGCGACGGTCCCACAGATCGATTTGACCTCGGCGACGGGCCCGAACAGATGTAGGAAAACGTTGATGCGGTGGCTGCCAACGTCCATCAACGCTCCGCCGCCACTTTCGGCTATCGTTGTTCGCCAATACCCTTCGTCGCCGGCTTGCATGGCAAGCGGCGTGGCGGTGACTGCGGAAACCGCCATCGGAGTCCCGATCGCATTGCTTTTTAGCAACGTTTCGATGCGATCGATGATGGGGTAAAACCGCCGATAATAGGCCACGCCAAGTCTGACGTCCGCCTTGCCGCACACGTCAATCATTTCGTCGCACTCGGCGACGTTCATGCCCATCGGTTTTTCGACCAGGACGTGTTTTCCCGCGGTCGCGGCCATGCGGGTTTGGGGCAAGTGGGCGCGTACCGGAGTCGCGATATAGACGGCGTCCACGTCGGCGTCGTTCATTAATTCGCGGGCATCCGTGTACCGGCGAGCGATCGAGAGTGATTCGCAAAATTCGTTCAAGCGATCGGGATCGCGTCGGCAGGCTGCAACGAGTTCGTTGCCTGGAGTGTCGATGATCGCTTGCGCGACTCTTTTTCGCGAAACATCGCCACAACCAATCAGTCCCCAGCGAATCGTTTTCATGAAAGTCTCGTTGCTAATGCGTGGTAGAGCTAATGCGTGGTAGAAAAAAATCGGCTTCAAGTCATTGTTGGGTTACCCGTGTTCAGGCAATCCAGACATGGTGATTCAAGAGCATGGCAGCCTAAAAGCATCGAGTAAACCGGCGAGAAAATCGGTGTCGGTTGGCTTGTCGCAGTCCGTCCGCGCACCGTCCTGGCGAAAATCCCGTTTGCCAGTGATAATACGGAGCTTAGGACGCCTGCGAAGGTGGTTTTCCTGTTTCCATTGCGTTTCCTTGCCCTCCTGTTTTGACTCTGATTTTCCCATGCCGATTAAAACGCTTTCAATGACCGTCGACGAAGAGAAAGCGGGGCGGATCGATTTGATCGTCCGTGATTTGGCGGGTGTTTCTCGCAGCCAGGTGAGGGGCATGTTTGACCACGGCTGTGTTTCGGTGAATGGGCATCCTTGCAAGGGAATCGCTGGGTCGGTGAAGGTTGGTGACGTGGTTTCGTTACGGTTCGATCCCCACCAGCGGTATCGTGAGAAGAAGCGAACGTGGGACGATCGCACGTTTAGCGTGGTGTTTGAAGACTCGCATTTGATCGTGGTCGACAAGGCAGCCGGCACGTTGACGGTGCCCACCGACAATGGCGAGCCAAATTCGTTGGTCGATCGCGTTTCGATCTATCTAAGTCATTCGCGAAGCCAAAAAGAAGCGTGCGTTGTCCATCGGCTTGATCGCGAAGTCAGCGGGTTGTTGGTGTTCGGTAAAAGCGAGGCGATCGCGAAGCAGTTGATTGAGCAGTTCAAGCAGCGAAAACCACGGCGGGTCTATACTGCAATCGTGGCTGGCGTGATTGCAGATGATGAAGGAACCTATCATTCTCACCTGGCGACCGGCAGTAATTTGGATCGCTATGTGACCAAGAAATCGCGTGATACTGAGACCGCGATCACGCATTTTCGCGTCGTTCGGCGAATGGCCGACACGACCTTGGTCGAAGTCCAGTTGGAAACGGGAAAGCGAAACCAGATCCGCGTTCAATTTGCCGACGCCGGGCATCCGGTATTGGGAGACCCACGGTATCAAGCCAAGCGAGCGTCGCATCCGTTTTGGGTTCGCAAGCGAATCGCTTTGCACGCTCGTTCACTCGCTTTTACTCATCCAGTGACGGGCGAAGAGGTCGAATTTGAGTCCCCGTTGCCATCGGCCATCCAGAAATTTTTAAATGCTGCCCGCTGAGGGGCCGCTTTGCTTGACGGTTGGTTAGCAGGGCGATTTTGTGCGAGCGGCGTCTCGTCATGTAAGCTTCAATCCGCGTCGCTTGCTGCAGCCATGCGGTTAGCAGGCGATTGGAAAAAGCAGGAGTCACGACTTGGGGCGTTTGATCGATTGGATTTTGCTTCCCAGAAAACGGGTCGCCTTGCCAAATCGGTCCGCAATCGTTCGCATCGGTGTTCGGCGAGCGTGGCCATGGCGATCGGTTTGAATCGTTTCGCCGGTCGATGGTTCAATCGCCGTCAGATAGCCTCCGCCAAAGCAGTAGGTGTCGATGCAGACAAAGTATCCCGAATCCAGGATGTTGCCGCCGGGCTGAGGGGTGTGGCCGAGGAAGACACGTTTTCCGCTGCAGTGAGGCAGCGGCAGCGGAAAGTCGAGATGCTTCCAGAACATCGTCGCTTCGTCTTGCAACGGCATCGCCACGCTGTGAACGTAATTCGCGTGAACAAAAATCGATTCTTCGGCTTCGTAAAAGGCTCGCAGCGAGCGAAAGAAATCGAGGTGGTCGTCGGGAATTTTGTGCAGTGAACCGCCGTAGCTTGCCAGCGTCGCTTGCCCGCCGCTATTTCGCCAAATGGTGTCATCCAATCCGGCTGTGACCCCCATCAACATGATCTCGTGATTGCCTCGCAGTGCGACCACGCGGCAGTGTTTCTGCAGTTCGATGATCTGCTCGATCACATTCTTGCTGTCCGGACCCCGGTCGATGTAGTCACCCAGGAAGATCAGTTCGTCATCGGACGTCGGGGCGATCGTCTCGATCAGTGACCTGAGTGCCTTGGCACATCCGTGGATATCACCGATCGCAAATTGTCGCATGGAGGAGGCTCGAGGATAGGATCAAATTCAGTCAGACGCTCAGATTCGTTTGCCGCCGTGAATGCTGTCGTTGGGGTGTTCGCAGGGGATGGATTCGGCAGAACCGATCCAAGGGAGCGGGGCGTCAATTTAGATTGGGGTCACCAAAGTGCACGCCCGGTGCCATTGAGTTGAGGATGTCGTGACCGCACCGGCGAACCGCCAGTTCCCATGATTGGTCTGCGTCGCCAAACAGGATATCGCTATCGGGCTTGCCGACCAACCAGCCACCAACTCGCATCTCTTCGTCCAGTTGTCGGGGGCCCCAGCCGCTATAGTTCGCGATGTAGCGCACCTTGGCGTCGGGGCGATGGAGCAGGATTCGCAGGTGGTCGTCATCGCCGGTGATCCAGGCGGGCGGATTGCCCAGGTCGATGGACATGCTTCCAAACGGGTCAGCAGGGTGATTTTCGATTGTAAATTTGGCGCCGCCGGTGACCGATTCGCCGGGGCCAAGTGGTTCGCCCGTCGCATCGAGAGAAACCGGGCCGCAGGGATCGCCGATCCCGGCCAGGTTGTGCAGGGCTAAAAGCGGGCCTTCGACGGGCCCGCCTCGATAGATAAAGTCGTCCTCTCGCGGTTCGCCTCCCGCGGTGGTGCTGAGCGCCACCAAGTCGCGAAATCGGTTTTCGGTCGGTCGATTGATCGCCAAGCCAAAGGCGCCCTCCGGGTCATGGCGAATGATAAAGATGACCGAACGGAGGAAATTTCCATCGCCCAAATACGGTGACGCAATCAGCAGCCGTCCTGAAAGATTTTCTGACATGATGGACTTCTCCGATTTGCGACAGGCGAGCGAGTCGCAAGGGTGTTGAAAAAATGAGCAATGGCAATGCACGGGCTGTGCCAAGGGAAGCAGACCGTTGCGGGAAAACGGGCCGCTGGGGGTCAATGCAGTTGGCTGCGGAAATAAAAGGATGCGCTGCGAGGTCGACAGTTGCCTCACCAGCAAACTCGCGGGTTCGCAATCGCAGGGAGAGCATCGTTAGCGGTTGTGTCGACCGCGATTGGCGTTGGCGAGATGGTCGAGTGAAGACTCTCGCTGGTTCTCGCGGTTCCTGTTATTTCTCGAGCTCTATTGTTTTGGGCTCTATTATTTCGGGCTCTCTTATTTTATGCCGAGTAGGCATCTCGCCAAAGCCCGCCGGCCCAGGACAATCCTACGCCGAATCCTACTAGCATATTAACCGATTCTGGCTTCAGTTCGCCGCGGCTTCGCAGTCGGTCGATCAAAATCGGTAATGTTGACGAAACGGTATTGCCCACATCAGCAAGTTCGATGGGGATCCGTTCGGCTGCAACTCCCATTCGTCCGCGAAGTTGGTCCAGCATCTTCCAGGTCGCTTGGTGCATCAGGTAGCGATCGATATCGGCGTCGGTCAGCCCATTGTCCGAAAGGATTTCTTCGATCAATCGCGGGACCGCTTCGACGGTGAAATTGATCAAGCTCGGTCCGTCCATGTACAGGCGGCTTTTCCAGCGTTTGCGGTGCCGGGGCTTGATCGCATCTTCGCTGGGGCGGCTTCCGCCGTCACCGACCAGCAGCATGTCGCCGCCGCTGCCATCGCTGCCGAATTGAAAGCCCCACAGCGATTTTTCGTCACTGGCGGTCACTAAGGTGGCGGCGGCGCCATCGCCAAAGATCGTTCGCAGGCTGCGGTCATCGGCGTCAATGTATTTGCTGTACGTTTCCGCGGTGAGCAGCAGGATGTTTTTTGCAACTCCGCTTTGGATCAACCCGTCGGCCATGGCCAAACCGTAGACAAAGCCACTGCAGCCCAAGTTGAAATCGAGTGCGCCACAGCGGGTTGGCAGTCCGAGTCGATCTTGGATCAAGCAACACGTGGTCGGCAGCGGGTAGTCCGGGGTCTGTGTGCAGAGCAGCACGAAATCGATCGATTGCGGGTCGATCGCATGCTCGGAAAACAGTTTCTGGGCCGCTTGGATGGCTAGGTCGCTGGCGGTTTCCTTTTCGTCGGCGATATGCCGTTGATGGATACCCGTTTTTTCAGCGATCAGAGCGATGTCCCAATTGGGAAAATCGGCTTGAAGTTGTTCGTTCGTTTCGACTCGCGAAGGCAAGTGAACAGCGATCGGACCAAGTTGAGCATGCGGCACTGCGAAGGATCCACGAATGGCCGAAGGGGGAGAGATGCGAAGCAAAGGAAAAAAGATAGCGGCAATCGCGGTATCGTGAAAGTCGCCACCCCTGGTGAAAAACTCCGAATGGGGCAATCGAGCTTTTTGCGAGGCTTTGCAAAACGCAACAGCAGGTGAATGGAGATACCATTCACGCAAAAGAAAAGAAAGAGCGGCTGATGGGATTCGAACCCACGACAATCACGTTGGCAACGTGATGCTCTGCCAACTGAGCTACAGCCGCAAAACTTTCGACGCCGGCCAAGTTATCGCTTGCAGTTTGATGTTGCAAGGTCACTTGGTGACACTTTTTTGTGAGGCAAAAACCAACTGGTTTGCCATCAACAGGAGCGGATTGTAGGTGCCGATCGGATTCGTTCAAGCCCAATTTGTGAAGACTTTGAAAAATGTTTCCGAGCCGGCCATTCCGCGTTGGGGTTTCGCAGGTCGCGGTCCTTTGGGGGATGCACGAGGGCCTTCGGGGGACGCATGAGCGTCGGGGGGCACGGATGGATCGCGACGGCGGGCTGGCAACGCGGGGCCGCTGCCGCCGCCGCAGAAACCACGATGGTCCTTGGGAACGCAACTTCACTTTCTTCTGATTTTCCCCCATTTCCACCAAGCACCCTGACACGGTACACTACCGGGCTTGATTTATAGATAACGATGAGGCGCAGCGATCCGATGGTCGGTTTTCCTGTTTCGCCCTCACGTGCATACGATGACGCCGTAAAGACGAGAGGTCTTACCGAAGGATGTCCACCTCCACTG
The sequence above is drawn from the Novipirellula caenicola genome and encodes:
- a CDS encoding Gfo/Idh/MocA family oxidoreductase, coding for MKTIRWGLIGCGDVSRKRVAQAIIDTPGNELVAACRRDPDRLNEFCESLSIARRYTDARELMNDADVDAVYIATPVRAHLPQTRMAATAGKHVLVEKPMGMNVAECDEMIDVCGKADVRLGVAYYRRFYPIIDRIETLLKSNAIGTPMAVSAVTATPLAMQAGDEGYWRTTIAESGGGALMDVGSHRINVFLHLFGPVAEVKSICGTVAADYEVEDTATVLMRFDQGPIATLQCHFGTEDPDEFTIIGTRGRLRACPLNGDKLIIEIDGKESIETLPPAANFCEPLIADFADAIRNHRSPRVDGNEGRETNVVMAKAYANGS
- a CDS encoding RluA family pseudouridine synthase, producing MPIKTLSMTVDEEKAGRIDLIVRDLAGVSRSQVRGMFDHGCVSVNGHPCKGIAGSVKVGDVVSLRFDPHQRYREKKRTWDDRTFSVVFEDSHLIVVDKAAGTLTVPTDNGEPNSLVDRVSIYLSHSRSQKEACVVHRLDREVSGLLVFGKSEAIAKQLIEQFKQRKPRRVYTAIVAGVIADDEGTYHSHLATGSNLDRYVTKKSRDTETAITHFRVVRRMADTTLVEVQLETGKRNQIRVQFADAGHPVLGDPRYQAKRASHPFWVRKRIALHARSLAFTHPVTGEEVEFESPLPSAIQKFLNAAR
- a CDS encoding metallophosphoesterase family protein; translated protein: MRQFAIGDIHGCAKALRSLIETIAPTSDDELIFLGDYIDRGPDSKNVIEQIIELQKHCRVVALRGNHEIMLMGVTAGLDDTIWRNSGGQATLASYGGSLHKIPDDHLDFFRSLRAFYEAEESIFVHANYVHSVAMPLQDEATMFWKHLDFPLPLPHCSGKRVFLGHTPQPGGNILDSGYFVCIDTYCFGGGYLTAIEPSTGETIQTDRHGHARRTPMRTIADRFGKATRFLGSKIQSIKRPKS
- a CDS encoding YqgE/AlgH family protein; translation: MSENLSGRLLIASPYLGDGNFLRSVIFIIRHDPEGAFGLAINRPTENRFRDLVALSTTAGGEPREDDFIYRGGPVEGPLLALHNLAGIGDPCGPVSLDATGEPLGPGESVTGGAKFTIENHPADPFGSMSIDLGNPPAWITGDDDHLRILLHRPDAKVRYIANYSGWGPRQLDEEMRVGGWLVGKPDSDILFGDADQSWELAVRRCGHDILNSMAPGVHFGDPNLN
- a CDS encoding ketoacyl-ACP synthase III, with protein sequence MPHAQLGPIAVHLPSRVETNEQLQADFPNWDIALIAEKTGIHQRHIADEKETASDLAIQAAQKLFSEHAIDPQSIDFVLLCTQTPDYPLPTTCCLIQDRLGLPTRCGALDFNLGCSGFVYGLAMADGLIQSGVAKNILLLTAETYSKYIDADDRSLRTIFGDGAAATLVTASDEKSLWGFQFGSDGSGGDMLLVGDGGSRPSEDAIKPRHRKRWKSRLYMDGPSLINFTVEAVPRLIEEILSDNGLTDADIDRYLMHQATWKMLDQLRGRMGVAAERIPIELADVGNTVSSTLPILIDRLRSRGELKPESVNMLVGFGVGLSWAGGLWRDAYSA